The Micromonospora krabiensis genome window below encodes:
- a CDS encoding peptidoglycan-binding domain-containing protein — protein MTGTALRGLWGRLAARGRAARPRRPGALSTLLAVAVLAAAVGWWAGRSIQSPVEAAQHAAPPEAGAITVPVERRVIATSVVVRGMLGFAEPQALTVDTDLGDGRLGKLVVTGRVPRPGVSLDEGDVALQVSGRPVILLDGAIPMYRALAPGSTGPDVRQLERALARLGHFTGLPDDTFDARTSAGVDRLYRAAGYPPVGPTAEQEQQLAAARERVAAAEAAVDTARAALRTARQGPSAAELSVARARVRSAEADVEAATRERDAAIAEGAPPATIGRLDAEVEAARVTLELARADLAELAGSADAGAAEAAVAAAVRRQDEARGALTRLRSTVGSRVPRGEVAFVPALPRRVDKVETALGREANGTVMSLTAAALEVTSAVSGEERGLLTVGQRAQLDEGDGVATFSGEVSHVADKPGTGEASEGQYEIRIRPVGAVPAELHGRDVRIRVPISSTDGAVLAVPLAALVTDASGAARVRVSGPAGGRDVPVTVGLSSGGFAEVRATGGDLAEGDLVVVGARS, from the coding sequence GTGACGGGGACGGCGCTCCGCGGGCTGTGGGGCCGGCTGGCGGCACGCGGTCGGGCCGCCCGCCCACGGCGTCCCGGCGCGCTGTCGACGCTGCTGGCGGTCGCGGTCCTGGCGGCGGCGGTCGGCTGGTGGGCGGGCCGCTCCATCCAGTCGCCGGTGGAGGCCGCCCAGCACGCCGCGCCGCCCGAGGCCGGTGCCATCACCGTGCCCGTGGAGCGGCGGGTCATCGCCACCTCCGTCGTCGTCCGCGGCATGCTCGGGTTCGCCGAGCCGCAGGCGTTGACGGTGGACACCGATCTCGGTGACGGCCGGCTCGGCAAGCTGGTGGTCACCGGCCGCGTACCCAGGCCCGGCGTGAGCCTGGACGAGGGGGACGTGGCGCTCCAGGTGTCCGGTCGGCCGGTGATCCTGTTGGACGGCGCCATCCCGATGTACCGCGCGCTGGCGCCCGGCAGCACCGGTCCGGACGTCCGACAGCTGGAGCGCGCGCTGGCCCGCCTGGGCCACTTCACCGGCCTGCCGGACGACACGTTCGACGCGCGGACCTCGGCCGGCGTGGACCGTCTCTACCGGGCCGCCGGATACCCGCCCGTCGGGCCGACCGCGGAGCAGGAGCAGCAACTCGCGGCGGCACGCGAGCGCGTCGCGGCCGCCGAGGCCGCCGTCGACACCGCCCGGGCGGCGCTGCGGACGGCGCGGCAGGGGCCGTCGGCGGCGGAGCTCAGCGTGGCCCGGGCCCGGGTCCGCAGTGCCGAGGCCGACGTCGAGGCGGCGACGCGGGAGCGGGACGCGGCGATCGCCGAGGGCGCGCCGCCCGCCACGATCGGTCGGCTCGACGCCGAGGTGGAGGCGGCCCGCGTGACGCTGGAGCTGGCCCGGGCCGATCTGGCCGAGTTGGCCGGGTCCGCCGACGCGGGCGCGGCGGAGGCGGCGGTCGCGGCCGCGGTCCGACGTCAGGACGAGGCGCGCGGCGCGCTGACCCGGTTGCGGTCGACCGTCGGGTCGCGGGTGCCCCGGGGTGAGGTGGCCTTCGTCCCCGCGCTGCCCCGACGGGTGGACAAGGTGGAGACGGCCCTGGGGCGCGAGGCGAACGGCACGGTGATGAGCCTGACGGCCGCCGCTTTGGAGGTGACCAGCGCGGTTTCCGGGGAGGAGCGGGGCCTGCTCACGGTGGGGCAGCGGGCCCAGCTCGACGAGGGTGACGGCGTCGCGACCTTCAGCGGCGAGGTCTCCCACGTGGCCGACAAGCCGGGCACGGGCGAGGCCTCCGAGGGGCAGTACGAGATCCGCATCAGGCCGGTCGGCGCCGTGCCCGCGGAGCTGCACGGCCGCGACGTACGCATCCGCGTGCCCATCTCCAGCACCGATGGTGCGGTGCTCGCCGTGCCGCTGGCCGCGCTGGTCACGGACGCCTCCGGGGCGGCCCGGGTCCGCGTGTCGGGTCCGGCGGGTGGCCGCGACGTGCCGGTGACCGTGGGGCTGTCGTCGGGCGGGTTCGCCGAGGTGCGGGCCACGGGCGGGGACCTCGCCGAGGGCGACCTCGTCGTCGTCGGTGCGCGGTCGTGA
- a CDS encoding ABC transporter permease — protein MRDLVAEALAGIRARVHRTLLTALGVVVGIAALVATLGLATTAGARIVSHFDELAATSVTVLPANDGGPERAQSPIPWDAPRRVERLNGVVAAGTMSTLDLPGTPVRATTVVDPLASDVTQPPLVSASPELLPAVRGRLLSGRWYDQGHSDRRDPVVVLGARLAARLHLADVSQAPAVFVGDRAFTVIGVLATVERAPSLLDAVILPDGTARARFGLVSPLSVVVETAVGAAASVAGQAPLALAPQQPEALVAQRPPEPAATRAKVAADTQALFLVLAAVTLAIGAVGIANTMLVSVLQRVGEIGLRRSLGATRGSVALLFMLESALVGLFGGVLGAALGVLTVVGVGYLRQWTPVMEPWLTPGAALLGAVVGLVAGIYPAWRASRIEPVAALRTDG, from the coding sequence ATGCGTGACCTGGTCGCCGAGGCCCTGGCCGGCATCCGCGCCCGGGTGCACCGCACGCTGCTCACCGCCCTGGGTGTGGTGGTGGGCATCGCCGCGCTGGTCGCGACGCTCGGTCTCGCCACCACCGCGGGCGCCCGCATCGTGTCGCACTTCGACGAGCTCGCCGCGACCTCCGTCACCGTCCTGCCGGCCAACGACGGTGGCCCGGAGCGGGCACAGAGCCCGATTCCCTGGGACGCTCCGCGACGTGTCGAGCGGCTGAACGGGGTGGTGGCCGCCGGGACGATGAGCACGCTGGACCTGCCCGGCACACCCGTCCGGGCGACCACCGTCGTGGATCCGCTCGCCAGCGACGTCACCCAGCCGCCGCTGGTGTCGGCCTCGCCGGAACTCCTCCCCGCCGTCCGGGGGAGGCTTCTCTCCGGCCGTTGGTACGACCAGGGGCACAGCGACCGGCGCGACCCCGTCGTGGTGCTCGGCGCTCGGCTGGCCGCCCGACTGCACCTGGCCGACGTGAGCCAGGCGCCGGCCGTGTTCGTCGGGGACCGCGCGTTCACCGTGATCGGCGTGCTGGCCACCGTGGAGCGCGCGCCGAGCCTGCTCGACGCCGTGATCCTGCCGGACGGCACGGCTCGCGCCCGGTTCGGCCTCGTCTCGCCGCTCTCCGTCGTGGTGGAGACGGCCGTCGGGGCGGCGGCGTCGGTCGCCGGCCAGGCCCCGCTCGCCCTCGCACCGCAGCAACCGGAGGCGCTGGTGGCACAGCGCCCGCCCGAGCCGGCCGCCACCCGGGCGAAGGTCGCCGCCGACACCCAGGCCCTGTTCCTGGTGCTCGCGGCGGTCACGCTGGCGATCGGCGCGGTCGGCATCGCCAACACGATGCTGGTGTCCGTGCTGCAGCGGGTGGGGGAGATCGGCCTGCGCCGCAGTCTCGGCGCGACCCGCGGCTCCGTCGCCCTGCTGTTCATGCTGGAGTCGGCGCTGGTCGGGCTGTTCGGCGGCGTCCTGGGTGCGGCGCTCGGCGTCCTGACCGTGGTCGGGGTCGGTTACCTGCGGCAGTGGACGCCGGTCATGGAACCGTGGTTGACACCGGGCGCCGCGCTCCTGGGGGCCGTGGTGGGGCTCGTGGCCGGGATCTACCCCGCCTGGCGGGCGTCCCGGATCGAACCGGTGGCCGCGTTGCGGACCGACGGCTGA
- the xylA gene encoding xylose isomerase: MAPRPTPADKFSFGLWTVGWSARDPFGDATRPDLDPVESVHRLAELGAYGVTFHDDDLIPFGVDAATRDQHIARFRKALDETGLVVPMVTTNLFTHPVFKDGGFTSNDRDVRRYALRKVLRNVDLAAELGAKTFVMWGGREGSEYDVAKDVRAALERYREAVDLLTQYVIDRGYDLRFALEPKPNEPRGDILLPTVGHALAFISTLAHPELVGLNPEVGHEQMAGLNYAHGIAQALWQGKLFHLDLNGQRGIKYDQDLVFGHGDLMNAFALVDLLENGGPGGGPAYDGPRHFDYKPSRTEDIAGVWASAEANMATYLLLKERAAAFRADPEVAEALAASKVTELATPTLADGESYADLLADRSAFEDFDVDATAARGFGFVRLNQLAVEHLLGAR, translated from the coding sequence ATGGCACCCCGTCCCACCCCCGCCGACAAGTTCTCCTTCGGGCTCTGGACCGTGGGCTGGTCGGCCCGCGACCCGTTCGGCGACGCCACCCGCCCCGACCTGGACCCGGTCGAGTCGGTGCACCGGCTCGCCGAGCTCGGCGCGTACGGCGTCACCTTCCACGACGACGACCTGATCCCGTTCGGCGTCGACGCGGCCACCCGCGACCAGCACATCGCCCGATTCCGCAAGGCCCTCGACGAGACCGGCCTGGTCGTGCCGATGGTCACCACCAACCTCTTCACCCACCCTGTCTTCAAGGACGGCGGCTTCACCAGCAACGACCGCGACGTCCGGCGCTACGCGCTGCGCAAGGTGCTGCGCAACGTCGACCTGGCCGCCGAGCTGGGGGCCAAGACCTTCGTGATGTGGGGCGGCCGGGAGGGCTCCGAGTACGACGTCGCCAAGGACGTCCGGGCCGCGCTGGAGCGCTACCGCGAGGCCGTCGACCTGCTCACCCAGTACGTCATCGACCGTGGCTACGACCTGCGCTTCGCCCTGGAGCCCAAGCCGAACGAGCCGCGCGGCGACATCCTGCTGCCCACCGTCGGGCACGCGCTGGCCTTCATCTCCACCCTGGCCCACCCCGAGCTGGTCGGCCTCAACCCCGAGGTGGGCCACGAGCAGATGGCCGGGCTCAACTACGCCCACGGCATCGCCCAGGCGCTCTGGCAGGGCAAGCTGTTCCACCTCGACCTCAACGGCCAGCGCGGCATCAAGTACGACCAGGACCTGGTCTTCGGCCACGGTGACCTGATGAACGCGTTCGCGCTGGTCGACCTGCTGGAGAACGGCGGCCCGGGTGGCGGGCCCGCGTACGACGGTCCCCGGCACTTCGACTACAAGCCGTCCCGCACCGAGGACATCGCCGGGGTGTGGGCGTCCGCCGAGGCGAACATGGCGACCTACCTGCTGCTCAAGGAGCGGGCCGCGGCGTTCCGCGCCGACCCGGAGGTGGCCGAGGCGCTCGCCGCCAGCAAGGTGACCGAGCTGGCCACCCCGACGCTGGCCGACGGTGAGAGCTACGCCGACCTGCTGGCCGACCGCTCCGCGTTCGAGGACTTCGACGTGGACGCGACCGCCGCGCGGGGCTTCGGTTTCGTCCGGCTCAACCAGCTCGCCGTCGAGCACCTGCTCGGCGCGCGCTGA
- a CDS encoding LacI family DNA-binding transcriptional regulator — protein MTRIDDVARLAGVSTATVSRALRGLPTVSPGTRRRVLAAAEQLDYAVSPSASRLAGGRTGTVAVVVPRITRWFFATVVEAVEDFLHQSGYDLLLHNLGGREQIRQRVLRTANLQKRVDAVILVATPLHAADLTALAALDLPGVTISSGTGVPGWPCVRIDDVAAARTATRHLLDLGHRRIAHISGDPDDELAYTTHVDRRRGYQAALRAAGIRPDPSLDVESQFTVDGGNRAATELLARGEPPTAIVAACDEMAMGAMTALRDAGLRVPQDVSVVGIDDHDLAGALGLSTVAQPAAEQGRLAARMLLDPLGARTLDSVAVRPRAPVAGPDTANPPVILPTRLVVRESTAPPRAH, from the coding sequence GTGACGAGGATCGATGATGTCGCCCGGTTGGCGGGAGTCTCCACCGCCACCGTGTCCCGGGCGCTGCGCGGCCTTCCGACGGTCTCGCCCGGGACCCGGCGCCGCGTGCTGGCCGCCGCCGAGCAACTGGACTACGCGGTCTCGCCGAGCGCGTCCCGGCTGGCCGGCGGCCGGACCGGCACCGTCGCGGTGGTGGTCCCCCGGATCACCCGGTGGTTCTTCGCCACCGTGGTCGAGGCGGTCGAGGACTTCCTCCACCAGTCCGGTTACGACCTGCTGCTGCACAACCTCGGCGGCCGGGAACAGATCCGGCAACGGGTGCTGCGCACCGCCAACCTGCAGAAGCGGGTGGACGCCGTCATCCTGGTCGCCACCCCGCTGCACGCCGCCGACCTGACCGCGCTCGCCGCGCTCGACCTTCCCGGCGTGACGATCAGTTCCGGCACCGGCGTCCCGGGCTGGCCGTGCGTCCGCATCGACGACGTGGCCGCCGCGCGGACCGCCACCCGGCACCTGCTCGACCTCGGCCACCGGCGGATCGCGCACATCTCCGGCGACCCGGACGACGAGCTGGCCTACACCACGCACGTCGACCGGCGACGCGGCTACCAGGCGGCGCTGCGGGCGGCCGGGATCCGGCCGGACCCGAGCCTCGACGTGGAGTCGCAGTTCACCGTCGACGGCGGCAACCGGGCCGCCACCGAGTTGCTGGCCCGCGGCGAGCCGCCGACGGCGATCGTGGCGGCCTGCGACGAGATGGCGATGGGCGCGATGACGGCGCTGCGCGACGCCGGTCTGCGCGTACCGCAGGACGTGAGCGTCGTCGGCATCGACGACCACGACCTGGCCGGCGCGCTGGGCCTGAGCACGGTGGCACAGCCGGCGGCGGAGCAGGGCCGGCTGGCCGCCCGGATGCTGCTCGACCCGCTCGGCGCCCGGACGCTCGACTCCGTCGCCGTCCGGCCCCGCGCGCCGGTCGCCGGGCCGGACACCGCGAACCCGCCGGTGATCCTGCCCACTCGGCTCGTCGTCCGCGAGTCGACCGCCCCACCGCGGGCACACTGA
- the xylB gene encoding xylulokinase, with protein MPLVAGVDSSTQSSKVVVRDAESGALVRQGRAPHPDGTEVDPAAWWTALRAAVDAAGGLSDVVAVSIGGQQHGMVTLDEAGDVVRPALLWNDTRSADAAADLVAEAGGGETGRRFWADAVGSVPVASFTATKLRWLARHEPEHAARVAAVCLPHDWLTWRLAGATDLAALRTDRGDASGTGYWSPATGEYRFDLLEQAFGRRLRVPTVLGPADPAGELHPGALSTDGRPTGPAGGGALLGPGTGDNAAAALGVGAGPGDVVISIGTSGTVFSVAEGPSADASGIVAGFADATGRFLPLVCTLNAARVLDAAASMLGVGLDELADLALSAPAGADGLVMVPYLEGERTPNRPTATGAVHGLTLRTATPAHLARAAVEGMLCALADGLDAIVAQGVTPRRVILVGGGARSAAVRRIAPQVFGCPVVVPPPGEYVADGAARQAAWVALGGKTPPEWAVEGTEEYAAEPVPAVRERYAEARDQVINR; from the coding sequence ATGCCGCTCGTCGCGGGGGTGGACTCGTCTACCCAGTCGAGCAAGGTGGTGGTCCGTGACGCGGAGAGCGGCGCCCTGGTCCGGCAGGGCCGGGCGCCGCACCCGGACGGCACGGAGGTCGATCCGGCGGCCTGGTGGACGGCGCTGCGGGCGGCGGTCGACGCCGCCGGCGGGCTGTCCGACGTGGTCGCCGTGTCGATCGGTGGTCAGCAGCACGGCATGGTCACGCTGGACGAGGCCGGCGACGTCGTCCGGCCCGCCCTGCTGTGGAACGACACGCGCTCGGCCGACGCCGCCGCCGACCTGGTCGCGGAGGCCGGCGGCGGGGAGACCGGCCGACGCTTCTGGGCCGACGCGGTGGGCAGCGTGCCGGTCGCCAGCTTCACCGCGACCAAGCTGCGGTGGCTGGCCCGGCACGAGCCGGAGCACGCGGCCCGGGTGGCGGCGGTCTGCCTGCCGCACGACTGGCTGACCTGGCGGTTGGCCGGCGCGACCGACCTGGCCGCGTTGCGCACCGACCGGGGTGACGCCAGCGGCACCGGCTACTGGTCGCCGGCCACCGGCGAATACCGGTTCGACCTGCTGGAGCAGGCGTTCGGCCGGCGCCTGCGGGTGCCGACCGTGCTCGGGCCCGCCGACCCGGCGGGGGAGCTGCACCCCGGCGCGCTGTCGACCGACGGCCGGCCGACCGGTCCCGCCGGCGGTGGTGCGCTGCTGGGGCCGGGGACCGGCGACAACGCGGCCGCCGCGCTCGGCGTCGGTGCCGGCCCGGGTGACGTGGTGATCTCGATCGGCACGTCGGGCACGGTGTTCAGCGTCGCCGAGGGTCCGTCCGCGGATGCCAGCGGGATCGTGGCCGGCTTCGCCGACGCCACCGGCCGGTTCCTGCCGCTGGTGTGCACCCTCAACGCGGCCCGGGTGCTCGACGCCGCCGCGTCGATGCTCGGGGTCGGTCTCGATGAATTGGCCGACCTGGCCCTCTCCGCGCCGGCCGGCGCGGACGGGCTGGTCATGGTGCCCTACCTGGAGGGTGAACGGACCCCGAACCGGCCGACCGCCACCGGCGCGGTGCACGGGTTGACCCTGCGCACCGCCACCCCGGCGCACCTGGCCCGGGCGGCCGTCGAGGGCATGCTCTGCGCCCTCGCCGACGGCCTGGACGCGATCGTGGCCCAGGGGGTGACCCCCCGACGGGTGATCCTGGTGGGCGGTGGCGCCCGCTCGGCCGCCGTCCGTCGGATCGCGCCGCAGGTGTTCGGCTGCCCCGTGGTGGTGCCGCCACCCGGCGAGTACGTCGCCGACGGGGCCGCCCGCCAGGCCGCCTGGGTCGCGCTCGGTGGGAAGACGCCGCCGGAGTGGGCGGTCGAGGGCACCGAGGAGTACGCGGCGGAGCCGGTCCCGGCGGTCCGGGAGCGCTACGCCGAGGCCCGCGACCAGGTGATCAACCGCTGA
- a CDS encoding glycoside hydrolase family 13 protein has protein sequence MNTNQSQQSPSGDPITGWWTEAVIYQIYPRSFADSNGDGIGDLPGITSRLDHLAELGVDAVWLSPFYPSPQADAGYDVADYRDVDPLFGGLPDADKLIGEAHSRGLRVIVDLVPNHTSSAHRWFTAALAAPPGSPERARYVFRDGRGPDGEQPPNDWQSVFGGPAWTRVVEPDGRPGQWYLHLFDTGQPDLNWDNPEIRAEFLDVLRFWLDRGVDGFRVDVAHGLIKQADLADWQEPQEILSGNEGDRPRPPMWDQDGVHEIYRDWRRVLDGYPGERVLVAEAWVEPAERLARYVRPDEMHQAFNFEYLLASWTAPAQYAVITRSLEATDAVGAPTTWVLSNHDVVRHASRLGLPVGTPRPNGIGVGDPQPDAALGLRRARAATLLMLALPGSAYLYQGEELGLPEHTTMPDEARQDPTWARSGHTQRGRDGCRVPIPWEADAPSYGFGPTDASWLPQPATWAEYALDRQRDVPGSTYEMYRTALRLRRDHGLGHGTLRWRESGDTVLTFDNGGLTVLTNFGEAPVPLPSGAEVLHSSAPLTEDGAVGTDVTVWYRG, from the coding sequence CTGAACACCAACCAGTCACAGCAGAGTCCGTCCGGCGACCCGATCACCGGCTGGTGGACCGAAGCAGTGATCTACCAGATCTATCCGCGGTCGTTCGCCGACTCCAACGGCGACGGAATCGGTGACCTGCCGGGCATCACGTCCCGCCTCGACCACCTCGCCGAGCTGGGCGTCGACGCGGTCTGGCTCTCCCCGTTCTATCCGTCGCCGCAGGCCGACGCCGGCTACGACGTGGCCGACTACCGGGACGTCGACCCGCTCTTCGGCGGCCTGCCGGACGCGGACAAGCTGATCGGCGAGGCCCACTCGCGCGGCCTACGGGTGATCGTCGACCTCGTGCCCAACCACACCTCCTCCGCGCACCGGTGGTTCACCGCGGCGCTGGCCGCCCCGCCCGGCAGCCCCGAGCGGGCCCGGTACGTCTTCCGGGACGGTCGTGGCCCGGACGGCGAGCAGCCGCCGAACGACTGGCAGAGCGTGTTCGGCGGGCCGGCCTGGACCCGGGTCGTCGAGCCGGACGGCCGCCCCGGCCAGTGGTACCTGCACCTGTTCGACACCGGCCAGCCCGACCTCAACTGGGACAACCCCGAGATCCGGGCGGAGTTCCTCGACGTCCTGCGGTTCTGGCTGGACCGCGGCGTGGACGGCTTCCGGGTCGACGTGGCGCACGGCCTGATCAAGCAGGCCGACCTGGCCGACTGGCAGGAGCCCCAGGAGATCCTCTCCGGCAACGAGGGCGACCGGCCCCGCCCGCCGATGTGGGACCAGGACGGCGTGCACGAGATCTACCGCGACTGGCGGCGGGTGTTGGACGGCTATCCCGGCGAGCGGGTCCTGGTCGCCGAGGCGTGGGTGGAGCCGGCCGAGCGGCTGGCCCGCTACGTGCGGCCGGACGAGATGCACCAGGCGTTCAACTTCGAGTACCTGCTCGCCTCGTGGACCGCGCCCGCCCAGTACGCGGTGATCACCCGCTCGCTGGAGGCGACCGACGCGGTGGGCGCCCCGACCACCTGGGTGCTGTCCAACCACGACGTGGTCCGGCACGCCTCCCGGCTGGGTCTGCCGGTCGGCACGCCACGCCCGAACGGTATCGGCGTCGGCGACCCGCAGCCGGACGCCGCGCTCGGTCTGCGCCGGGCCCGGGCGGCCACCCTGCTGATGCTCGCGCTGCCCGGCTCGGCCTACCTGTACCAGGGCGAGGAGCTGGGTCTCCCGGAGCACACCACGATGCCCGACGAGGCCCGCCAGGACCCGACCTGGGCGCGCAGCGGGCACACCCAGCGCGGCCGGGACGGCTGCCGGGTGCCGATCCCGTGGGAGGCCGACGCCCCGTCGTACGGTTTCGGGCCGACCGACGCCAGCTGGCTCCCGCAGCCGGCGACCTGGGCCGAGTACGCCCTGGACCGGCAGCGGGACGTGCCCGGGTCGACGTACGAGATGTACCGGACCGCGCTGCGGCTGCGCCGCGATCACGGGCTGGGCCACGGGACGCTGCGCTGGCGGGAGTCCGGTGACACGGTGCTGACCTTCGACAACGGCGGGCTGACCGTGCTCACCAACTTCGGCGAGGCGCCGGTGCCGCTGCCGTCCGGCGCGGAGGTGCTGCACTCCAGCGCCCCGCTCACCGAGGACGGCGCCGTCGGCACCGACGTCACCGTCTGGTACCGCGGCTGA
- a CDS encoding ABC transporter ATP-binding protein produces the protein MTPLVELRGAGRVYPAVRPVTALRPTDLVVRAGEWVAITGRSGSGKSTLLQILGLLDRPTSGSYLLDGEDVSALSDRARTRLRASRIGFVFQSFHLMPHRSALENVMVALLYHGCPRRLRAARAAEALDRVGLADRARAMPTTMSGGERQRVAVARALSIRPQLLLADEPTGNLDSATAEEVLSLFVRLNDEGQTVLMVTHDGQVAARARRRVEIVDGTVREVPTDA, from the coding sequence GTGACCCCCCTGGTCGAGCTGCGCGGCGCCGGTCGCGTCTATCCCGCCGTCCGGCCGGTGACCGCGTTGCGACCCACGGACCTGGTGGTTCGGGCCGGCGAGTGGGTCGCGATCACCGGCCGCTCCGGGTCGGGCAAGTCGACGCTGTTGCAGATCCTCGGTCTGCTCGACCGACCCACCTCGGGCTCCTACCTGCTGGATGGGGAGGACGTGTCCGCCCTGTCCGACCGGGCGCGCACCCGGCTGCGCGCCTCGCGGATCGGTTTCGTGTTCCAGAGCTTCCACCTGATGCCCCACCGGTCGGCGCTGGAGAACGTCATGGTCGCCCTGCTCTACCACGGTTGTCCGCGCCGCCTGCGGGCCGCGCGGGCGGCCGAGGCGCTGGACCGCGTCGGTCTCGCCGACCGGGCCCGGGCGATGCCGACGACGATGTCCGGCGGCGAGCGGCAGCGGGTGGCCGTGGCCCGCGCGCTCTCCATCCGCCCGCAGCTGCTCCTCGCCGACGAGCCGACCGGGAATCTCGACTCGGCGACGGCGGAGGAGGTGCTGTCCCTCTTCGTGCGGTTGAACGACGAGGGACAGACCGTGCTCATGGTCACCCACGACGGGCAGGTCGCGGCCCGGGCACGGCGGCGCGTCGAGATCGTCGACGGTACGGTTCGCGAGGTGCCGACCGATGCGTGA
- a CDS encoding MFS transporter — protein MTVARGGMARAWGGGPGHRLYSVVVFVLLASLDNVAIGLIPPLYGPISAAFDVPQRLLGLVTAVSFLVSAVAAVCWAYVGDRTHRKPLLMIGTLLWAAGTGGSALAGSYAVFLVAQFVAAIGLGAVGSVGFSVVTDLISPRRRGLVMSFWGLSQGAGTLAGTLVGGLLGSSDWRRPFWVLAVTGLVATLAYLFTYDIRRGQSEPELAGALAAGGDYDYRISRADVPRILGRRTNRWLILQGLTAQAAFGSLVWLPVLFTQRAEAQGYSTATAIAVGSVFATLFQLGGVFSIVGGLIGDAVQRRTPRGRAMVASIGILAALPFYLVLFFVPIRIDVPDGAGTGAVVGAVLGSVFTEPSVGLSLLAALLALALTSANAPNWFALIADVNPPEHRGTVYSLGNLVNGVGRATGNYLVGAAFQALRTAFPPPLNYAVGLAAFQLFFVPTGIMYWLASRTSPEDIDTVNHLLHNRGERLEE, from the coding sequence ATGACCGTGGCCCGGGGTGGGATGGCGCGGGCCTGGGGCGGCGGTCCCGGGCACCGGCTGTACAGCGTCGTGGTGTTCGTCCTGCTCGCCTCGCTGGACAACGTGGCGATCGGGCTGATCCCGCCGCTGTACGGGCCGATCTCCGCGGCGTTCGACGTGCCGCAGCGGCTGCTCGGGCTGGTCACCGCGGTGAGCTTCCTGGTCAGCGCGGTTGCCGCGGTCTGCTGGGCGTACGTGGGGGACCGGACCCACCGCAAGCCGCTGCTCATGATCGGCACGCTGCTCTGGGCGGCCGGCACCGGCGGCAGCGCGCTCGCCGGCAGCTACGCCGTGTTCCTGGTCGCGCAGTTCGTGGCCGCGATCGGCCTCGGCGCGGTCGGGTCCGTCGGCTTCTCGGTGGTCACCGACCTCATCTCGCCCCGCCGTCGGGGGCTGGTGATGAGCTTCTGGGGGCTGTCCCAGGGTGCCGGGACGCTGGCCGGGACCCTGGTCGGTGGCCTGCTCGGCAGCTCCGACTGGCGCCGGCCGTTCTGGGTGCTCGCCGTCACCGGGCTGGTCGCCACCCTGGCCTACCTGTTCACGTACGACATCCGGCGCGGGCAGAGCGAGCCGGAGCTGGCCGGCGCGCTCGCGGCCGGCGGCGACTACGACTACCGGATCAGCCGCGCCGATGTGCCACGGATCCTGGGCCGGCGGACCAACCGGTGGCTGATCCTCCAGGGGCTGACCGCGCAGGCCGCCTTCGGCTCGCTGGTGTGGCTGCCGGTGCTGTTCACCCAGCGCGCGGAGGCGCAGGGCTACTCCACCGCGACGGCGATCGCCGTGGGCAGTGTCTTCGCCACCCTGTTCCAGCTCGGCGGCGTGTTCTCCATCGTCGGCGGGCTCATCGGCGACGCGGTGCAGCGGCGTACGCCCCGGGGACGCGCGATGGTCGCGTCGATCGGCATCCTCGCCGCACTGCCGTTCTACCTGGTGCTCTTCTTCGTGCCGATCCGCATCGACGTGCCCGACGGCGCGGGCACGGGCGCGGTGGTCGGCGCGGTCCTGGGCAGCGTGTTCACCGAGCCGTCGGTCGGGCTGAGCCTGCTCGCCGCGCTGCTCGCGTTGGCCCTGACCTCGGCGAACGCGCCGAACTGGTTCGCGTTGATCGCCGACGTCAACCCGCCGGAGCACCGGGGGACGGTCTACAGCCTGGGCAACCTGGTGAACGGTGTGGGGCGGGCCACCGGCAACTACCTGGTCGGGGCGGCCTTCCAGGCCCTGCGTACGGCGTTCCCGCCGCCGTTGAACTACGCGGTCGGCCTGGCCGCGTTCCAGCTCTTCTTCGTGCCGACCGGCATCATGTACTGGCTGGCCTCGCGCACCTCGCCGGAGGACATCGACACCGTGAACCACCTGCTGCACAACCGGGGCGAGCGCCTGGAGGAGTGA